Genomic segment of Limnothrix sp. FACHB-406:
TTTGTGGAACTCGACCAGGAGCGTCAGGCGGCGGTGGACTTGGCCAGCCAAGAACGCCAACGGGCAGAACAGGAACGCCAACGGGCCGATCGCCTGGCGGCCCTGCTTCGGGCCCAAGGAATTGACCCCGACCAGCTTTGACCAAAAGAAAGGGTACAAGCCCCGCCCTTCTAGGGCGGCTTTTTCGATCAACCCCGCTTATAGTGTTAGTTATGAAAGCACGATTTCGCTACCGAATTTATCCCAATCGCCTGCAAAGATTAATGCTGGTGAAGACGTTCGGTTGCGCTCGTGTGGTCTACAACGATGCAATTCGGTTGCGTCAAGACCTCTATCAGCAAGGGGAGAAAGTTAGCGATACTGAAATTCAGAAACGGGTGATTACCCA
This window contains:
- a CDS encoding helix-turn-helix domain-containing protein produces the protein MKARFRYRIYPNRLQRLMLVKTFGCARVVYNDAIRLRQDLYQQGEKVSDTEIQKRVIT